One window from the genome of Acuticoccus sp. I52.16.1 encodes:
- a CDS encoding phosphomannomutase/phosphoglucomutase: MFPKPQPQLTPNTYAYESEPMVKPTGFREYDARWLFGKELNLMGVQALGMGIGTILGEMGKPREIVTGHDFRSYSASIKLALIQGLMAAGCKVHDIGLAVTPMAYFAQFALDVPAVAMVTASHNENGWTGVKMGADRPRTFGPDEMGRLKDIVLNGKYDLEGGGSYVFVDGFPKIYMDDLVKDRKIKRPLKVVAACGNGTAGAFAPQTLERLGVEVIPLDAELDFTFPRYNPNPEDMEMLHAIAKAVREHDADVGFGFDGDGDRCGVITETGDEIYADIIGVMLARDLSKLKKGSQFVVDVKSTGLFMTDPVLQANEAKTDYFKTGHSYIKRRVNELNAVAGFEKSGHFFFNEPIGRGYDDGLISAIAILEMLDRNPDKTMSELRGELQKTWQTPTMSPHCDDEIKYTVVDKVVKRFEDMHAKGEAIAGQKIAELITVNGVRVVAEDGTWGLVRASSNKPELVVVVESPTSEANMRAMFKAVDDVLRENPEVGAYNQTI; the protein is encoded by the coding sequence ATGTTTCCAAAACCGCAGCCGCAGCTGACCCCCAACACCTACGCCTACGAGTCGGAGCCGATGGTGAAGCCCACCGGCTTCCGCGAGTACGATGCCCGCTGGCTCTTCGGCAAAGAGCTGAACCTGATGGGCGTGCAGGCGCTCGGCATGGGCATCGGCACCATCCTCGGCGAGATGGGCAAGCCGCGCGAGATCGTCACCGGGCACGACTTCCGCTCCTACTCGGCGTCGATCAAGCTTGCCTTGATCCAAGGGCTGATGGCCGCGGGTTGCAAAGTGCACGACATCGGCCTCGCCGTGACGCCGATGGCCTACTTTGCGCAATTCGCGCTGGACGTGCCGGCGGTGGCGATGGTGACCGCCAGCCACAACGAAAACGGCTGGACCGGCGTGAAGATGGGCGCCGACCGCCCGCGCACCTTCGGGCCCGACGAGATGGGCCGCCTCAAGGACATCGTCCTCAACGGCAAGTACGACCTCGAGGGCGGCGGCTCGTACGTCTTCGTCGACGGCTTCCCGAAGATCTACATGGACGACCTCGTCAAGGATCGGAAGATCAAGCGGCCGTTGAAGGTCGTCGCGGCGTGCGGCAACGGCACCGCCGGCGCCTTCGCCCCGCAGACGCTGGAGCGCCTCGGCGTGGAGGTGATCCCGCTCGACGCCGAGCTCGACTTCACCTTCCCGCGCTACAATCCGAACCCGGAAGACATGGAAATGCTCCACGCCATCGCCAAGGCGGTGAGGGAGCACGACGCGGACGTCGGCTTCGGGTTCGACGGCGACGGCGACCGCTGCGGCGTCATCACCGAGACCGGCGACGAGATCTACGCCGACATCATCGGCGTGATGCTGGCGCGCGATCTCTCCAAGCTGAAGAAGGGCTCGCAGTTCGTCGTCGACGTGAAGTCGACCGGCCTCTTCATGACCGACCCGGTGTTGCAGGCGAACGAGGCCAAGACGGACTACTTCAAGACCGGCCACAGCTACATCAAGCGCCGCGTCAACGAGCTGAACGCCGTGGCGGGGTTCGAGAAGTCGGGCCACTTCTTCTTCAACGAGCCGATCGGCCGGGGCTACGACGACGGCCTCATCTCGGCGATCGCGATCCTGGAGATGCTGGACCGCAACCCGGACAAGACGATGTCAGAGCTGCGCGGCGAGCTGCAGAAGACCTGGCAGACGCCGACGATGTCGCCCCACTGCGACGACGAGATCAAGTACACCGTCGTCGACAAGGTGGTGAAGCGCTTCGAGGACATGCACGCCAAGGGCGAAGCGATCGCGGGGCAGAAGATCGCCGAGCTGATCACCGTGAACGGCGTGCGCGTGGTGGCCGAGGACGGCACCTGGGGTCTGGTGCGCGCCTCCTCCAACAAGCCGGAGCTGGTGGTCGTCGTCGAGAGCCCGACGAGCGAGGCGAACATGCGCGCCATGTTCAAGGCGGTGGACGACGTGCTGCGCGAGAACCCGGAAGTCGGCGCCTACAACCAGACGATCTGA
- a CDS encoding flavin reductase family protein: MYYESELPSALTHDPFKAIVAPRPIGWIGTLNADGVPNLGPYSFFNAISTRPNLVAFSSEGWKHSAANAKLTGEFTFSLVTHALRHQMNASSANIEDGANEFDKAGIEMGTPRIVKAPFVKASPAAFECKVVQSLELTGIDGTSAGSFLTIGQVVAVHIDDDYIVDGIFDAQRARSVARCGYRNYATAETLWELGRPDGPAVPV; the protein is encoded by the coding sequence ATGTACTACGAGTCCGAGCTGCCGAGCGCGCTCACCCACGACCCCTTCAAGGCCATCGTCGCGCCTCGGCCGATCGGCTGGATCGGCACGCTGAACGCGGACGGGGTCCCCAATCTCGGCCCCTACTCCTTCTTCAATGCGATCTCCACGCGGCCCAACCTGGTGGCTTTCTCCAGCGAGGGCTGGAAGCACTCCGCCGCCAACGCCAAGCTCACCGGCGAGTTCACCTTCAGCCTCGTCACACACGCGCTGCGGCACCAGATGAACGCGTCGTCGGCCAACATCGAGGACGGGGCGAACGAGTTCGACAAGGCCGGCATCGAGATGGGCACGCCACGCATCGTCAAGGCGCCGTTCGTGAAGGCGAGCCCGGCCGCGTTCGAGTGCAAGGTCGTCCAGTCGCTGGAGCTGACCGGGATCGACGGAACGTCCGCGGGGAGCTTCCTGACCATCGGCCAGGTGGTCGCCGTCCATATCGACGACGACTATATCGTCGACGGGATCTTCGACGCGCAGCGGGCGCGGAGCGTCGCGCGGTGCGGCTATCGCAACTACGCCACCGCCGAGACGCTGTGGGAGCTGGGCCGCCCCGACGGTCCGGCCGTGCCGGTCTGA
- a CDS encoding MFS transporter, which yields MLRPNVTALIIASALFMENLDSTVISTALPTIAADIGSDPVRLKLALTAYLLSLATFIPISGWAADRFGARTVFRCAIGVFVLGSVMCSASSSLPEFVVSRVVQGAGGAMMTPVGRLVLLRSTEKSKLLDAMAWFTTPALIGPLMGPPVGGFIATYFDWRWIFWINVPVGAIGILLVTLFIAEVRAEERPPLDIVGFVLSGVSLSGLVFGLSVLGQAMLPLPVALAMIGVGLLSGAAYLWHAKRVAHPLLDLDLLRTQTFFTAAIGGSLFRIGIGAIPFLLPLSLQLGLGMSAFSSGSLVFLGAAGALLMKMTAKPIVHRFGFRSTLIVNGVIAAVCLGAMATFVADPGPIAIASILLVGGFFRSLQFTCLNALAYADVSSRRMSRATSLSSVAQQVSLALGVSVGAFVVEIQRSGRADDTIVAGDFVAAFLTVAAIALCAVVFYLRLPRDAGAEISGAVRAARTPVAST from the coding sequence GTGCTTCGCCCCAACGTCACCGCGCTCATCATCGCCTCGGCCCTCTTCATGGAGAACCTCGACTCCACGGTGATCTCCACCGCGCTGCCGACGATCGCCGCCGACATCGGGTCCGATCCCGTCCGCCTGAAACTGGCGTTGACGGCCTATCTCCTCAGCCTCGCGACCTTCATCCCGATCTCCGGCTGGGCGGCGGACCGGTTCGGGGCGCGCACGGTGTTCCGCTGCGCCATCGGCGTCTTCGTGCTGGGGTCGGTGATGTGCTCGGCGTCCTCGTCGCTGCCGGAGTTCGTCGTCTCGCGCGTCGTGCAGGGCGCGGGCGGGGCGATGATGACGCCGGTCGGCCGGCTGGTGCTCCTGCGCAGCACCGAGAAGTCCAAGCTCCTCGACGCGATGGCCTGGTTCACCACGCCCGCGTTGATCGGTCCGCTGATGGGCCCCCCCGTGGGCGGCTTCATCGCCACCTACTTCGACTGGCGGTGGATCTTCTGGATCAACGTGCCCGTCGGCGCGATCGGCATCCTGCTGGTGACGCTGTTCATCGCCGAGGTCCGGGCCGAGGAACGCCCCCCGCTCGACATCGTCGGCTTCGTCCTCTCGGGGGTCAGCCTGTCCGGCCTCGTCTTCGGCCTGTCGGTGCTGGGGCAGGCGATGCTGCCGCTCCCCGTGGCGCTGGCGATGATCGGCGTCGGCCTCCTGTCGGGCGCGGCCTACCTGTGGCACGCCAAGCGCGTCGCCCATCCGCTGCTCGACCTCGACCTCTTGCGCACGCAGACCTTCTTCACCGCCGCGATCGGCGGGTCGCTCTTTCGCATCGGCATCGGGGCGATCCCGTTCCTGCTGCCGCTGTCGTTGCAGCTGGGGCTGGGTATGTCGGCGTTCTCGTCGGGCAGCCTGGTGTTCCTGGGCGCGGCGGGCGCGCTGCTGATGAAGATGACCGCCAAGCCGATCGTCCACCGTTTCGGCTTCCGCTCCACGCTCATCGTCAACGGGGTGATCGCGGCCGTGTGCCTGGGCGCGATGGCGACGTTCGTGGCCGACCCCGGCCCGATCGCCATCGCTTCGATCCTGCTGGTCGGCGGTTTCTTCCGGTCGCTGCAGTTCACCTGCCTCAATGCACTCGCATATGCGGACGTGTCCTCGCGGCGGATGAGCCGGGCGACCAGTCTTTCCAGTGTCGCGCAGCAGGTATCGCTGGCGCTGGGCGTCTCGGTGGGGGCGTTCGTGGTGGAGATCCAGCGCTCCGGCCGGGCGGACGACACGATCGTCGCCGGCGACTTCGTGGCCGCGTTCCTCACCGTGGCGGCGATCGCGCTGTGCGCAGTGGTCTTCTACCTGCGGCTGCCGCGCGATGCGGGGGCGGAGATCAGCGGCGCAGTGCGCGCGGCGCGCACCCCGGTGGCGAGCACCTGA
- the secG gene encoding preprotein translocase subunit SecG gives MQTVIIVIHLMIVLALIAVILIQRSEGGALGIGGGGGGAMFSARGSANLLTRTTTILAVVFFITSLALALLAKQQSGAPSILDLTGEESAPATGAALPDLTEGDGNLLDQLQNEFGGANPSPPSDDAAVPAAPRRSGAPEVPSGN, from the coding sequence ATGCAAACCGTCATCATTGTCATCCATCTCATGATCGTGCTCGCGCTCATCGCGGTCATTCTCATTCAACGGTCGGAAGGTGGCGCCCTCGGAATCGGCGGCGGTGGCGGAGGCGCTATGTTCTCCGCCCGTGGCAGCGCCAACCTCCTGACGCGAACCACGACCATCCTCGCAGTCGTATTCTTCATCACCTCGCTTGCGCTGGCCTTGCTGGCCAAGCAGCAGTCGGGCGCCCCGTCGATCCTCGATCTCACCGGCGAGGAAAGCGCCCCGGCCACCGGCGCGGCCCTTCCCGACCTGACCGAGGGTGACGGCAACCTCCTCGACCAGCTGCAGAACGAGTTCGGCGGCGCCAACCCGTCGCCGCCGTCCGACGATGCGGCGGTCCCCGCCGCGCCCAGGCGCTCCGGCGCTCCCGAGGTGCCGTCGGGCAACTGA
- a CDS encoding CTP synthase gives MTRYVFITGGVVSSLGKGLASAALGALLQARGFKVRLRKLDPYLNVDPGTMSPYQHGEVFVTDDGAEADLDLGHYERFTGRPATKMDNITSGRIYQDIITKERRGDYLGGTVQVIPHVTDAIKQFVLDGNEDYDFVLVEIGGTVGDIEGLPFFEAIRQLGTELPRGSCLYIHLTLMPYIPSAGELKTKPTQHSVKELRSIGIQPDILLVRCDRPIPPSERRKLALFCSVRETSVIPALDVTTIYDVPIAYHNEGLDDEVLDVFGIEAPVPKLTGWAEISRRMRNPEGEVTIAVVGKYTEMKDAYKSLVEALTHGGIANNVKVNLDWIESEIFETETPAAHLEGVNGILVPGGFGERGAEGKIAAAGFARRHKVPYFGICFGMQMAVIEAARHMAGIESAGSTEFGPCPEPVVGLLTEWLRGNELERRMAGGDLGGTMRLGAYPADLAADTLIADVYGGTRIEERHRHRYEVNMAYRERLEAVGMRFSGTSPDGVLPETVELVDHPWFIGVQFHPELKSRPFEPHPLFAGFVAAAVTQSRLV, from the coding sequence GTGACGCGCTACGTCTTCATCACGGGCGGCGTGGTCTCTTCGCTCGGCAAGGGTCTCGCCTCCGCAGCGCTTGGTGCGCTCCTTCAGGCCCGTGGCTTCAAGGTCCGCCTGCGCAAGCTGGATCCCTACCTCAACGTCGATCCGGGGACGATGAGCCCCTATCAGCACGGCGAGGTCTTCGTCACCGACGACGGCGCCGAGGCCGACCTCGACCTCGGCCACTACGAGCGGTTCACCGGCCGCCCCGCCACCAAGATGGACAACATCACGTCCGGGCGCATCTACCAGGACATCATCACCAAGGAGCGCCGGGGCGATTACCTGGGCGGCACCGTGCAGGTGATTCCGCACGTGACCGACGCCATCAAGCAGTTCGTGCTCGACGGCAACGAGGACTACGACTTCGTGCTGGTGGAGATCGGCGGCACGGTGGGCGACATCGAGGGCCTGCCCTTCTTCGAGGCGATCCGCCAGCTGGGCACCGAGTTGCCGCGCGGCTCGTGCCTCTACATCCACCTCACCCTGATGCCGTACATCCCCTCGGCGGGCGAACTGAAGACCAAGCCGACGCAGCACTCGGTCAAGGAGCTGCGGTCCATCGGCATCCAGCCGGACATCCTGCTGGTGCGCTGCGACCGGCCGATTCCGCCCTCCGAGCGGCGCAAGCTCGCCCTCTTCTGCTCGGTGCGCGAGACGTCGGTGATCCCGGCGCTCGACGTGACGACGATCTACGACGTGCCGATCGCCTACCACAACGAGGGTCTCGACGACGAAGTGCTCGACGTCTTCGGCATCGAGGCGCCGGTGCCGAAGCTGACGGGCTGGGCCGAGATCTCGCGCCGGATGCGCAATCCGGAGGGCGAGGTCACCATCGCCGTCGTCGGCAAATATACCGAGATGAAGGACGCCTATAAGTCCCTCGTCGAGGCGCTGACGCACGGCGGCATCGCCAACAACGTCAAGGTCAATCTCGACTGGATCGAAAGCGAGATCTTCGAGACCGAGACGCCCGCCGCCCACCTCGAGGGCGTCAACGGCATCCTCGTTCCGGGCGGGTTCGGCGAGCGCGGCGCGGAGGGCAAGATCGCCGCCGCCGGCTTCGCGCGGCGCCACAAGGTGCCCTATTTCGGCATCTGCTTCGGCATGCAGATGGCGGTGATCGAGGCGGCGCGCCACATGGCGGGGATCGAGTCCGCCGGGTCGACCGAGTTCGGCCCCTGCCCCGAGCCGGTGGTGGGACTGCTGACGGAGTGGCTACGCGGCAACGAGCTGGAGCGGCGCATGGCCGGCGGCGACCTCGGCGGCACGATGCGCCTCGGCGCCTACCCGGCCGACCTCGCCGCCGACACGCTGATCGCCGACGTCTACGGCGGCACGCGGATCGAGGAGCGCCACCGCCACCGCTACGAGGTCAACATGGCCTACCGCGAGCGGCTGGAGGCGGTCGGCATGCGCTTCTCGGGCACCTCGCCCGACGGCGTGCTGCCGGAG